TCAGATTCAATAAAGGACTATGCTAGGTTGTACATTCGCTAGATAGtcaaacttcatggtgttccattatctattattttagaaAGGGTGCTCAATTCACCAcccagttttggaagtcatttcagaaaatATTAGGTTCAAAGGTAAACCTCAataccatttttcatcctcagacAGATGGTCAGGCAGAGCATACAATTTAGACTCTAGGAAATATATTAAGGGTTTttgttattgacttcaaaggaaattgggatgacaaCTTgtctctcatagagtttgcatataataacaattatcactccagcattcagatggctcctTATGAGGTTCTTTATGGGAGAAGGTGTACATCTGcagttggttggttcaaagttagTGAAGTAGGGTTGATAGACTCAAACTTGGTTCACCAaactatggagaaggtgaataTTATTCATGAGAGGTTAAAAATCACGCAAAGTCGTCAAAGGTACCACACTTATGTTAGGCAAAGATATTTGAAGTTAgaggtaaatgattggatttacttgaaggtttcacccatgaagcgTGTCAAGATTTGGAAAGATGGGAAAGCTCTCACTATTACATTGGTCCCTACCAGATTTTAAAAAGAGTTGGTAATATAGATTATGATTTTGATCTACCATCAGAGTTAGTGACAGTACATCCAATATTCCGCATATCCATGCTCAAGAAGTGCTTAGgtgatccttcactcattgtgcCTAAAAAAGTATTGGTGTGAAGGATTgcttgtcttatgaggagattctggttcagattcttgatcatcaTGTTCGCAAGTTGAGAACCAAAGAGGTTACATCAGTCAAAGTTCTTtagaggaatcaatttgttgaagaagctacatgggaagccaaagAATATATAAAAGCTAGATACCCTCACCTATTCGTTCCTCCTAGTATTGATGTTAAAAGTAATTCTCATTTATCTATCTCAGATTCAATATCTATTCATGTGTTTGAATGTTTTAGTTTTTGCATTGTATTTGTGCCTTGTGAATTTtcctagcttggtcatcatttgaggaaggatgatcccaagggagagatattgtaacaccacAAAATATTCTAGCTTAAATCGGATCAGAAAAGcctaaaaaaaatttaagttcTACAGAAAGTCTAGTTTTATGGAACCATCTATGGCCCATAAAAGAACCACAGACTATAGATGGGCTTATGGAATAGAATCCTGAAAGTTGACTTTAAGTTTAAGTTTTACAAACCGGACTACAAATCATAAATCACTTTATAGACCATATAACGACCCGTGAAATAAAAACCTGAAAGTTTGAAATTTAGTTTGACTTTCACGGACCATTTTATGTCCATAGAAGTATTTACGGTCCATGGATGGGGCCTCGTGAAAATAAAATCCTGAAACTTAGTTCCTCTGATATCCATGATCAATTTGTACGGCCTGTAGAAGGATTTACGGCCTGTAAAAGGGTCCATAAACCAAGAGCTAAAACACTTCAGAAAGTCAACCAAACTTTTTCGAGAGGCTTCTACGGTCCATAAAAGTTTGTATAGTTCATAGAAGGTCCCATAGACGACTCAAACCAAATTTTTAAAAGGGTTGTTTCATCTTTTCCTATCCTTTCTAAACCTAAACCCCGACATTTTTACACCTAATTAAGGTCCTTTTCAGTTTAGTTCTACCCTTTTACTCTCATAATCATTTCCAAAATTTAGAGCAAGATTCAAGAGGAGAAAACTAGGGTTTCAAGTGCCTccttcaaggtttcttcaagaatctcactctttcaggtatgtaaggctacacATAATGTTAGACTAAGTTCGTCCTCACTTCCTTCATCTAAATTCATTCAGTATTGGTTTAACCTAGGGTTTAATCCCAAGTTCTTCTTGAAATTTCAAGCTTACTAGTATTTCTTGTTATTGAATTTGATCTTTTTCATTGAAATTGTGATTATTTATGtgtttcttatttttaattgtgTTCGTGCCAATTTATCACATGAATCCCGTTTAACAAGTATTGTTTAAAGATTTTTGCATCGATATTCATTAAGCAtgatttttcaaattcaaaGTAAGCAcaaatatttttacattatcATCGAGAAGAGTTTTTGAGGAAACTTAAATGATTCCAAATACATAATTTTAAAGTAGGAAGGCATGACTATTCTTAAGAAAAAGCATAATCAGCTTCAAAAGAGAGTTTAGCCAGTTATAGTACAGTTCAATCTACATATAAAGAAGCATTTTGAGTACTAACTTAGCACATATATTATTATGAGCATAATGcatgttttgggagtagtattgagcaccaatttgaaTACGattttagataactcaaaccccaaaaaCTGCACTACCAGCGTAGATAGGATTGTGCCGTCGCTTCGGGCGACTCCTCACCCATCCTTGATAAGGGCTTTTAGATAGATCCATAAGTTCAGTTTTGTTGTCTTATACTCGATAATGTATAAGATGGCTCTGGCAACGTGGGCTATACATTATATCACCACGAGGCTCATAGTGGTGGTTGTCTGTTAGAGAAACTATCCAAGAAgtaaagttattattttcaaaattgataTATTGCATTATCTCAGTTGTAAAGCATTACATGTTTTTACTATACATTCATGCTTTATTTTCAATCAAGTTATTGTCGGTATTTCTTTTCGTTCAGTTATTGTGTCATTTAACTTtattacataccgtacatttcatgtactgacgtcatccAACGTTGCAATAATGTtgctgcattattttatgatgctgATATAGATGGTTAGGATCATCAACATGCATTTCGTTGAGATTATATCTTCATCAGCTCTTGGTGATACCTCCTCACTTTCGGAGGACTCCATCTATTTATGCATTTCAATATTAGTAGACAGTTAGCTATTTTGAGGTAGTTGTGAGTCTTGCCCCCCAACACCTATCTTTAGTTAGTAGAGGTTTCATGAACAAAGTTAGAGAGTCAGTTCAGTATTTCTTTTCTGATGGCTTAAACACTATTTCTTATTATATTTAGAGATATTTTAGTCGGTGTATGATGATTTACTTAGTTGTTTTAAATGTTCATCTTTTTAAAGCTTCAGCACTCATGTTTAGTCTTTCGCTCAGTAGTCAGCCGGGCCAAGAATTCGTTTGAGACcaacaataatttttgagtGCTGACAACTCCTAGGATATAGACTCAGGATTTGACAAATACCCCGATATCCATTTGCAATACGTACAAAAATTCCCATATATCGCATTTGCAAGCCACCATCACAAATGTGAACACACTAGATGACAACAACTCATCCAAGTTCAAATTTGGTTTCAATACCCGAAATACATTCAGGACCccccaacccccccccccccaaaaaaaaaaaaaccaataaTGCAAATCAGTTTGTAAAACATATTTCGAACCTACTGAATTGACGAAAGACCATTTTAGGATCGTTTAGGTAAAAAattaaccaaagtcaaaccaaacTTAAAGAACTCTAAAATTCCAACAAACACCCCCGAAAGCTGCGAGAACTTAACCAAACTTTCACCTTGGCCAAAAACCACCCCTTGACATAGTGGAACCATCAAAACTCAGATCCAACCTTCTTAACCTCAAATGTTGACTTTGATCAAGAATCTTATGTTTCCAACTTCGAAACTCAAAAATGCTTCCAAAACTCATCTGAATGTTTGGGAACCAAACTATCCATCTTCGCAAGTCACAAATACCATACTAAAGTTGTTGAGAGGGTcaaactagaaaaaaaaatgagaaacatgaaaatgacctagagggtcattgcaGTTATTGTTACGAATCAAAATCTAAAGGAAAACTTCTAAAATTATATCTATAATAATCTagctgtctcaatttatgtgatatcaTTTGATTTGACACACAATTtaagaaagatttttttttttgaaatgtgGTCTAAAACAAACCTTAAATATTTGTATGACTATGAATTATTTCATTAAgaataaacaaaaaattaaagttaaatcAGTTTTTATTATAGAAACATGATTACTTTTTTgaacaaaactaaaaaaaaaagaaagtatgcCACCACCTTAATTGAGACGGCTCAGTAAAATAACTAttacaaataattaaaataaggaAGATAAGCAAATATTACAAACTACACAAAGAATAGTTGGTGTGAAAGGAAATTATTTATTGGCTATATATAGGGATATGATTACATCTAATGAGACAACTACCATAAATACTCAAAAAATACAATGCCATAATTGCAATTTCCCAATTTACGCGACGTGGCTGATTTCTCTTCATGAAAATTTTCGGCTGGAGACGCAAAAATAGTTGAGACAAACTGAATTATGGTTGGAACTTGGAACATTCAGTGCATCTCACAATCTGTCCCTTTTCTCATATGCATTTTACAGTTGCATACGGAAAAGACTTACAAAGTTGTGTGCTAGATTTGGGATTCAGTAACCAGAAGATGAAGCGGAATCTTCTTAGCCAGCGGGCGAAGCCATATCTGGGACAATTTTTAGAAAGAAGAGGGTACACATTATCCACTTTAGCTTCTGCTGTGAGATGGGAAGGAGGCGTTTCAATGGTTCAAGGAGCTTCCAGGGGCATTGGCTATGAGTTTGTAAGTCTGCTTTCTTCTATACTTTTCTGTGTGTTTCAGGGTTTAACTTAGGTGTGGCAATTGGGTGGGATGAGTCAAATTTAGACGGATCATAATTAGTTAATACAATAAATGGGTCAAGACTCAATTCAATTCAAATTTACTTGAATCAAAATGTGTTGGGTAATGAATTATAGTGCGGGTCAATTTTGCTATAGTATGTACTTTTAACATTTCAATTTTAACTTATTGAAAGTCATATGATGTTGACTCTGGTAtgttatattcatttttttgtgtcaaacgtttcctttcttttttaaaattccgTGTTTCAGTACAAGAGTGTCACATAAGTGAAACGGGAGAATAACCGTACATTTTAAACTATCTGTCTTTAACtataacagtaaataaatagGACTCTCAACTGTTAGACATATATATGATGTAGTTTGTGGTGTGCTGTGCTGCTTGGACGTTTCATTGATCCGGTATTATTGTTGCTTCAAGTGATTAACAGTTTCAATCTGTGattcttttaatttctttatttggtTGGTAACACGGACTATGATCCTGTCAATTTTGGTGAAAAAGATATAACTGAGGTCCATTCAGTGAAGACAGTTATTATGCCAAGTATGAACCACATAAAACTACAGCCTATGTTGCTCGAACTCTTCAAAACTAACAACGGGTgtgtgtcggattctccaaatgTAGTGGTTTTTTGCAGAATCCAATATAGGTGCGGCATCGAAAGTGAAGAGTCCGCGCAACTTAGACTACAACAATATAGACAGAGATTATGGGCATTGTCTAATTTGTCTTGCATATCACAGCATGCTATCACTGATTAAAGTGATAATTTGGGACTATGTTACAAAATGGGGTATTAATGGAAAGTCTGTATCTCATTCTGAATACAATAGCAATGATCATTGAAAAGGTGAAAAGGGATTTCCGATTCTGGAGAGTTTTTTACTTCTAGTCCTCTTTCTTTAATTGGTGCCGTTTTTGCTTATTTCTAATCAAACAATAATGCAGCTTAACATTAGTAGATAGAGCCTGGATACACATATTATTTAGAAAATAGATGAACAAGGTGTAGTAAAAAACCATAGCATGCAACAATATTTCTCTATTGAGTAtactctggcagaaatgcaaggtaaggctgcgtacaacagacccttgtggtcgggcccttccccggaccctgcgcatagcgggagcttaagtgcaccgggctgccctttttttgaGTATACTTTTGCAGGAATTATATTATAGGCTTCAATAATACATGCTTATCAATGGTAAACAAAAAAACTTGGTGATGATAGTTCCCACACAAAAAAACTAGAAGTGATGCCTAAAATCTAGAAAATTTGATTATGCTGCTAACTTATCGTTCACAATATAATGTGAAAAAGTGAAGACTATTAAAAATGAGCACAGGCCATCGTTGGTTGTTGGCATGAAATTGATGAGTGAAGGGGTGCCAGCTAGTTTGATTGTTATCATCTGGTGTTGTTCCTGATTATCTATTAGGTTCAAGAGCTTTTTACTCCTCTTACCTTTCTTTAAGTTTTTGATTTGTTTGCCTTTTCTTTTCCCCCCTTTAATTTGTGAACAGTTTAACTAGCATGTTTTAACTAAGTTATGGGGATTCTTCACTTCGGTGCCGCACCCGTGTCAACACGCCATGGGTGTGGGATCCGAATCGTATATGGTCAATTGATTTTGAATAAATTGACCAAAAATCAATCGAGAAATTCAAGCCATCTACAATTTAGGCACATATGATTTTTTATCGGTTAAAGATACTTGTGTTAGATATTTGTAGATAAAAAGTAATTATTGATTGTGCAATTAACTCAAGAAGTTTATCATGACCTCTATATCATTTGCAATAGCCATGTTACACTAAAAAAAGACAGTAAGGAGATGCATTTGTACTTAATAATAATTACAGATTCAAACTTGCTCTCAAAAATTTGTGCATTCCTATCCTTCCAAATTATCCACCATAACGaggcatatattttttttgataaacagTAACTTTGTATTATATCCATAACAGTACTTGGTAGTACTGAAATCATATAATCAGGCATATTCTTTTTAACTATATTTGGATCCGTACCCCTAAATTTTAGAATTTGGATCATCACGGATCCGACCTTATAGTCCACCATAATTAAgcgtatttttataattatatttggatttgTACTCCGAATCTTCAAAGTTAGATCATCAATGATCCGACCTCTAGATCAGCACCAGTAGGACGTATCGGACACCCCGCACCTGGGTTTGAGCAACATAGATTTTAAATGTGAACTAGTTAGCTGATTGCTTATTTGTTTTTTAGTTTTGTGATGATTTTTAATCTCATGTTTATGTTATGCTTGAATGTAAGCAGGAATTTTGTCAACTGTTTTCTCTTTCTCTGGTATTGGGTTTAGATCAAACCTTCGATTGGGGAAATGGCTGTAGGTGTCTGGAATGAGTGCTCACAAAGGACCGagctctttaaaaaaaaaaggacaacccggtgcactaaagctcccgctatgcgcagggtccggggaagggctgaccacaagggtctattgtacgcaaccttaccttgcatttctgccagagactgttttcaaggcttgaacccgtgacctcctgtgCATCCTACAGCTAGTTAAAGTAGATACTGGATTTCCAATTTCATTCTAAATCATCGGCTATtcattttctcttttcctttttgttttccgTACATCCCCCCTGGCCATCTCATTTTTTCTTGGTTCCCATGCCACCGCCAAAATTTGCTCAAATGAAATGAAACACACAAACTTCATGAAGTTCGAAATAAAGGAATAGAAAAAGTTTCTCTATGGTCGCATCTGGTATGGCTGGCATACACATGGAGAATTTGTCCTAATAAAGTAGTTATTAGGTTTGTATAACTACTTATGTAATATCTGACATCATGACCTTTTGTTTTTGATGGTCTGGTCTGACTTGAAGAGTTTAATTTTCTTGCAAACTCAAAATTTAGATCTGCTTATATACTTTTCTCTGCATGGGAGAACTTCGTAAGAAAAAGATGGGACGCTTGCAGACCGGAAGTCTATGGATTCAGTCCTGTGGAAAAATTTCCTCTGACAGGATATACCAGCTCTCTGTTTTTGGTCCAATCATTAATGGACTATGAtcgttattaattatttaactgCTCAGGCAAGGTTTTCCCTGAGTTTCTAACTCGTGCAGGTTAGACAATTGTTAGAGAAAAATGACAAAGGCTACATTGTTGCAACGTGTCGTAATCCTAGTGGAGCAACTGGGCTTCTGGAACTGAAGAATAAGTTTCCTGAGCGCCTTGACATTCACCCATTAGATCTGACAGTTGAAAGCACTATCGAGGTATATTTTGGTAGTTATTTCTTTGCACACATTCTCTTTTCCCCTTTATGTTCATAAGTGGGAATATTATCTTTGCTCCACTTGCCAAAAGAATCATTTACATATTTCATGGATTCTTGTTTGTTCATATACCTTTATTAGTTTTTATAACAATGCTAATTCTCAGGACTCAGTCAAATCGATCAGAGACAAATATGGTTCGGTAAATCTTCTAATTAATGCATCTGGTGTTCTTTCAATACCCGATGTTCTGCAGCCAGGTAATTGCTTCTTTGTTTTGTGTTCATAAATTTATCAGTTGTAGCTTGGACATTGTTGCAACCTATAATGATAATGAAAGAGATAAATGGTCCTTTCCTTTCTTTTAATTATGGAATTGGTGAAGTGAATTATTTATCGGGTCAAAATCattcccccctcccccctccaAAGTTTGGTTTAAAAATCAAACCCATCCCCCCAACTTTCAACAATAATCATTTTCCACCCTTAtcctaattaatttttcaaaatgtcTATTTTACCCTTTGTATTATCATCTTTGtcctttttttttacttctttaaaatcatgattttttattttttattctaggtaacaaattttctattaaaaacaaaaattattttttctattcgaAAAAACTAaagtaaaaaaatcataattgaatatatgaattattgacgttctataatgaaataaatgagtAGAGTAAAAaggaaatattttaataataatcaaaactctaatgtatactatttatctttcttaatctaagtatttatagatttttatttaagcacattaaaattataagtagaacaatatttttatcagtttgtaattaaaatttatgttattatttatgattattattttaatattacatgcatttaatatgtatatgtatataaatgcatatttcaattctctcttattcttaaaTGTCTGAATAGATAACGATTTTTGTTTGTCAATAatgaagtattttttaaattaaaaaataaaaaattacttacaatataaatagataatcttttaatttttttgtaggatatacctttatttttattaatatttttgtattatttttgaaatatatttaaaagctattatattatctattatttttatttgtataaataggTGATGGAAGATAGAAAATCAAGGGAAAAATATACATTTCATGGgataagggggggggggggagaaatGATTATTGTTGAAAGTTAGGGGGGAGTTTGATTTTTAAACCAAACTTTGAGGGGGAGGGGGGAAAtgattttgacccttttttttAGTACAGAAACAACACTGAGTAAGGTGCAGAGAACATCCTTGCTTCTTGCTTATGATATCAATGCTGTTGGTCCCATTTTGGTCATCAAGGTGCAGTTttttagtttctttcatgttgcagggtaaaataactatttttgaaTCATTTCTTTTTGGAAAAGGCCTAAAATGACTTCAAACTATTGGAAATGGTACAGAAATGCCCCATCATTCATCTATTggacctaaaatgcccttgacatccacctttaggtccaaaaatcaTCTTTTCTTTAATGGAAAAGGGCACGTgggacatttttgtaccatttccaataattctagggcattttagacctttttccataattaaaattctgttaaataaattttaatttataattaattttaaataattaaattgtaaccaatagatgacctccacgtgtttaaaaaaattattcaaattatttaattaaaattctgttaaataaattttgatttataattagttttaaataattaaattgtaatcaatagatggccgccacgtgtttaaaaaaattatccacctttagtttcaaaaatgaccttttctttaacataattttaattaaataatttgaatattttttaaacacgtggcggctatctattggttacaatttaaatatttaaaattaattataaatcaaaatttctttaacataattttaattaaataatttgaatattttttaaacacgtggcggctATCTAttagttacaatttaattatttaaaattaattataaatcaaaatttatttaacagaattttaattacggaaaagggcctaaaatgccctctaACTATTGAAAATTGTACAAAAATGCCTCTCATGCCCTTTTCCgttaaagaaaaggtcatttttgatctaaaggtggatgtcaagggcattttagactcaatagatggatgagggACATTTTTATACCATTTTTAATAGTTCGAGGGTATTTTAGGCTCTTTTCTGTTTCTTTTTTAGCAGCAACTATTTCTGAGCAATCAAGGTTTTGCTCAACTATGAAGCTCTTGTCCTGATACTTTGACCGGCAAACTAGTAATTACCCTTGTTAATGTGTACATGATCAGTAATTTCTTCTCTCTCCTTGAAGGGAAAGTgctaatacatttttttttacccGACTTTGAAGCCAAGTAACTTAATTCAAGCAAGAGGTTGCCTCTTTTATACTAAACTTTGCCAACCAATCAGATAAGAATAGAGTAGGAAATCCCTTTTTCTAAAAGACAACATTTTTGATCTTTTTGCATCAATAGTCATCAACTAGGTCTCCAAGGCTTTGGTTCAAGTTAGAGCTCGGTGCGTGATGTGTTGCTAGGCGCATATCACGAGCTTTAACCCCATCACATACTTGGTATTTTTTCAGACTTTGAATCTTTCTTAATACTTACAAGCCCTCAAAACATATCAATTTGTAGCTCCTTGTTAGTAGTGATGTTGTATAACCAGTTCTTAACAAACTGTAAATGACAATCTAAACGAAGAAGTGGAGAAAAGATAACATGATGTGGTATCTTTTGATAATCTGCACAATTCTAATCTGTCCGAGATGTATTAGATTGTAGAAATTCCTTAGATAACATGATGTGGTATCTTTTGATAATCTGCACAATTCTAATCTGTCCGAGATGTACTACATTGTAGAAATTCCTTGCTGTCATGCTGGTAGATCTTAGTCCAGAGCCTTTTAGTTTCCATCTCAGAATTTTGAGCACATCCTTTCTTCAGAAGGTTGAAAAGTATCTTATCTAACTCTTGTTTGTTCATAGATGTTACTTGACAATCCCTCCATCCCAAATTAAGGGTCTTAGTTTGACTAAGCACAAACAAAGGTatacttttgaatcttgatgTCTTAAAATAGAGATTTGTGTAGTTCTTTAAATCGTTGTGCCTTAAACTTGCATGTAGGATGTTGGAATTGGAAAacttactaaatatagaaagagGCACTCTTTTTGGGAAAtaccaaaaagaaaagtaagacaCTTAAATTGGGACGAAGGGAATAGAAGTAAAAATAGAGGACAGACATCTGCTTTAGGTTTCCTATAAATTTTAAACTATAAAACAGAGTTATCTGGATGAAATATATTGTCCTATCTCAATTATATTCAAACGACACCATCAGATGAAGTTGGATATTTGGATTAACCTGGTGAATTTACAAATACTAAACAAGTAGCATAAGGAACCTCATTGTCAGACTCGTTGTCATGCCGATAGATCTTAATCCAGACTTTAAGTTTCCCTTTCAACATTTTTTAGCAAGGGCTTCCGTCATAGGGTTGGATAATAGTTTGTCTAactctttttttgtttgtaaAAGTAGCTCGGTAGAAGTGGAGAAAGAGTACCCCCAGTTCCTTTCTGTTTCCTattaattttgaataataagATAGGCTAATctgattaaaatatatttacttttgtCAACTATACTGGATCACCATCGTCACATTAAGTTGGATATTTGGATTATGCTGGTAATTAAGGGGAAACCATCATGGAGCTAGCATACAGGAACCTGATTGTTGGACTTGCACATAGAAGATCTTGCCAAAGATAGACTTatccccaaaaaagaaaaaaatcttgCTAAAGTTAGCCATCTACTAGTTACTCTAACGTAACTTAGAAGAATGATCCACACATTTAAAGCAACAAATGTATTTCATGAGTTGCCAAATGCTgcattgtaaaaataaaattaaaaatcaccAGGGATTGCTGCTAAGAGATCCTTTTAATAGTATATTATGTCGAAAATTGAGGATTCTCAATGTTAGAtttacctttttcttttttatatcgAGTACTTCTTACTTTTGACAATGTAACATTTAGTTCATGTTTTGCGTGAACAGCACATGTGGCCTTTGCTGAAAGCTGGAGGTGGCTCTGGAACTGACAAGGATTTCGCTATTGTTGCCAACTTAAGCGCAAGGGTGGGATCGGTAGGAGACAATGCTTTGGGAGGGTGGCACTCCTATCGTGCATCTAAGACTGCACTGAATCAGTGTATGCTCTTTGAAAATAAATCCAATTACATATTTAACTTTTGCTGATGGATGGTAAAGTTGAATGTTTCCATGAACCTTTTTGACCAAACAATATGTCATGTAGGTTAACTGAAATATAGATATCAGATGTATTATAGAGATCTCTGGCATGATCATGGAAGGCAAAAAATAGATCTTTCATAATGTACAAGGATTGAGGATTTGTTGCATGGTTAGGAAGcaacaacacaacaacaacaacaacccagtgg
The sequence above is a segment of the Solanum dulcamara chromosome 11, daSolDulc1.2, whole genome shotgun sequence genome. Coding sequences within it:
- the LOC129872355 gene encoding uncharacterized protein LOC129872355, which codes for MHFTVAYGKDLQSCVLDLGFSNQKMKRNLLSQRAKPYLGQFLERRGYTLSTLASAVRWEGGVSMVQGASRGIGYEFVRQLLEKNDKGYIVATCRNPSGATGLLELKNKFPERLDIHPLDLTVESTIEDSVKSIRDKYGSVNLLINASGVLSIPDVLQPETTLSKVQRTSLLLAYDINAVGPILVIKHMWPLLKAGGGSGTDKDFAIVANLSARVGSVGDNALGGWHSYRASKTALNQLTKNVSVEFARKKDPIICILLHPGTVDTDLSQPFQRNVPKEKLFTKEFSVQKLLSIMNNTKRSDNGKFFAWDGQEIPW